The proteins below are encoded in one region of Geobacter sp.:
- a CDS encoding MATE family efflux transporter, with the protein MSRPPYTSRRQQTDARQRRVSIRRNVVNLSLPVLLSSLFQRLVSIVDIFLVGGLGAAAIAATGLGQLLIFVTMTVFWGLATGTTVVIAHLWGGGHHQEARRAAFVAVIACAVMVVAASLLGWLFGTDLARFLGARDEVIGFADGYIRLVFLYFGFTAGLNVLSAIMHGRGDTRTPMEAIILVNILHVCLAWPLIYGKFGLPRLEVIGAAYAINFSEFCGFAYLLIQAWRRKHLKFGRPDGELFRRIWRVGYPVALERVAQQSGQLFYSKFIIGYGTAAYAAHQIGLSIESLSFMPGAGMGIAAATLMGQALGARKYKRAKISHREALRLAVLVMTVMALLFFFFPHFLIGLFTHDPAVIEKGCIFLRLVAFAQVPLAISFVYAGSLRGTGDTHYVFLVTLVSMWGIRVFLSFLAAEVLHLSLYMVWGVFLIDWLFRSVAFWWRYQQRDLHSVVL; encoded by the coding sequence ATGTCCAGACCACCCTACACATCCCGACGGCAGCAGACAGACGCCCGGCAACGCCGGGTCTCCATCCGGCGCAACGTCGTCAACCTGTCGCTGCCGGTCCTCCTCTCCTCCCTGTTCCAGCGGCTGGTTTCCATCGTCGACATCTTCCTGGTGGGGGGGCTGGGGGCGGCGGCCATCGCTGCCACCGGTCTCGGCCAGCTGTTGATCTTCGTCACCATGACGGTCTTCTGGGGGCTTGCCACCGGCACTACCGTGGTGATCGCCCACCTCTGGGGGGGCGGCCACCATCAGGAGGCCCGCCGCGCCGCCTTTGTCGCCGTCATCGCCTGCGCTGTCATGGTCGTGGCCGCCTCGCTGCTCGGCTGGCTGTTCGGCACCGACCTGGCCCGCTTCCTGGGTGCCAGGGACGAGGTGATCGGCTTTGCCGACGGCTACATCCGCCTGGTCTTCCTTTATTTCGGCTTCACCGCCGGCCTCAATGTCCTCTCCGCCATCATGCACGGCAGGGGGGACACCCGCACCCCCATGGAGGCGATCATCCTGGTCAACATCCTCCATGTCTGTCTCGCCTGGCCCCTCATCTACGGTAAGTTCGGCCTGCCGCGCCTGGAGGTGATCGGCGCCGCCTATGCCATCAACTTCTCCGAGTTCTGCGGTTTCGCCTACCTGCTCATCCAGGCCTGGCGCCGCAAACACCTGAAGTTCGGCCGTCCCGACGGCGAGCTGTTCCGCAGGATCTGGCGGGTCGGCTACCCGGTGGCCCTGGAGCGGGTAGCCCAGCAGTCGGGCCAGCTCTTCTACTCCAAGTTCATCATCGGCTACGGCACCGCAGCCTACGCGGCGCACCAGATCGGTCTCTCCATCGAGTCGCTCTCGTTCATGCCGGGTGCCGGCATGGGGATCGCCGCGGCAACCCTGATGGGGCAGGCCCTGGGAGCGCGAAAATACAAGCGGGCAAAGATCAGCCACCGCGAGGCGCTCCGGCTGGCCGTGCTGGTGATGACAGTGATGGCACTCCTCTTTTTCTTTTTCCCTCACTTCCTCATCGGCCTCTTCACCCACGATCCCGCGGTCATCGAGAAGGGGTGCATCTTCCTCAGGCTGGTGGCCTTCGCCCAGGTGCCGCTGGCGATCTCCTTCGTCTATGCCGGCAGCCTGCGCGGCACCGGCGACACCCACTACGTCTTCCTGGTGACGCTGGTCTCCATGTGGGGGATCAGGGTCTTTCTCTCTTTTCTGGCCGCCGAAGTCCTGCACCTTTCGCTCTACATGGTCTGGGGGGTCTTCCTCATCGATTGGCTCTTCCGCTCCGTCGCCTTCTGGTGGCGGTACCAGCAACGGGACCTCCACAGCGTTGTTCTGTAA
- a CDS encoding PAS domain-containing protein: protein MEDILIILNEFGGGIGGAPGNVAVRFLLPTVFWSVLLLVGGREWFRKRNDRDLFICCAAILGGYRELLMFVAEFGSWRGHLSFLNIYPFYPPLEHAANLVAGLFIGYAFLSGLTERRHVAGLFVGAAIMSTTVLYLVTALTWPPFLESHPGVSFGSFWGDYAFRSAGSIFLGTMLVFFFRANFASDRVPRAAVAGITFFFLDEALMLWSLATGERYLELIAPVRHNLHIWAIPLFLLAYRSEVNRQLTAEILQRDLAEQGIRQRERYLKGLAEMNRLLLAHAGFRQIYEGILRILGEISGASRVYLFENHNDGDRFLTSQRGEWCAQGVSSQIDNPHLQNMDFDRSALSRWLSILEQGEYITGNVESLPPEERELHESQQIRSILVLPIMVSGRLFGFLGFDQCDRERQWQEFEINLLQSAMLTLSQHIEQQQAMEEVAQQRLQLRTFLDNLPGYAFLKDTEGRYLLANRDFCRELGHPEGAIIGRTDDDLFPPEIAERYRSDDRAVLSTGREFAIEEIPGQEAEGRKVLSTRKVPLRDQYGMIVGIVGLCIDITDRKKAEQEIQSLNAELEERVQQRTEELQQANEELEAFCYTVSHDLRGPLTGIRGFSQLLLDELTDSMEDARDYVMRLLDITDRTLQLIDDLLALSRASRSELRRGTVDLTGMAQTIAAELQLESPDRRVTFHIQDDVSGYGDESLLRVVLTNLINNAWKYTSKKPAAEIRFCTLRLKGEMVYCVRDNGAGFKMSYVDRLFQAFCRLHTAHEFPGTGVGLATVRRIIQRHRGRVWAEGEEELGASFYFTLPHSS from the coding sequence ATGGAAGACATCCTGATCATTCTCAACGAGTTCGGTGGCGGTATTGGAGGGGCGCCCGGCAATGTGGCGGTCCGGTTTCTCCTGCCGACGGTTTTCTGGTCGGTGCTGCTCCTCGTCGGGGGGCGCGAATGGTTCAGGAAGCGCAACGATCGCGATCTGTTCATCTGCTGCGCCGCTATCCTCGGCGGCTACCGCGAACTGCTGATGTTCGTTGCCGAGTTCGGCAGCTGGCGCGGCCATCTCTCCTTTCTCAACATCTATCCCTTTTATCCTCCCCTTGAGCATGCCGCCAACCTGGTAGCAGGGCTTTTCATCGGCTATGCCTTCCTCAGCGGCCTCACGGAGCGGCGTCATGTTGCCGGCCTGTTCGTCGGCGCCGCGATCATGAGCACCACCGTGCTCTACCTGGTCACTGCCCTCACCTGGCCACCCTTTCTGGAGAGTCACCCCGGAGTCTCCTTCGGCAGCTTCTGGGGAGACTACGCCTTCCGCAGTGCCGGCTCCATCTTCCTCGGGACGATGCTCGTCTTCTTTTTCCGGGCCAATTTCGCCAGCGACCGGGTGCCGCGGGCAGCCGTGGCCGGGATCACGTTCTTCTTTCTGGACGAGGCGCTGATGCTCTGGAGCCTGGCCACCGGCGAGCGCTACCTGGAGCTGATCGCGCCGGTCCGGCACAACCTCCACATCTGGGCGATCCCACTCTTCCTGCTCGCCTACCGGTCCGAGGTCAACCGGCAGCTCACCGCCGAGATACTGCAGCGAGATCTGGCCGAGCAGGGGATCAGGCAGCGGGAACGGTATCTGAAGGGGCTGGCCGAGATGAACCGCCTCCTCTTGGCCCATGCCGGATTCCGGCAGATCTACGAGGGGATTCTCCGCATCCTAGGGGAGATCTCCGGTGCCAGCCGGGTCTATCTCTTCGAGAACCATAACGACGGGGACCGTTTCCTGACCAGCCAGCGCGGAGAGTGGTGCGCCCAGGGCGTCAGCTCGCAGATCGACAATCCTCACCTGCAGAATATGGACTTTGACCGTTCGGCCCTTTCCCGTTGGCTCTCCATCCTGGAGCAGGGAGAGTACATAACCGGCAACGTGGAGTCACTGCCGCCGGAAGAGCGGGAACTGCACGAATCGCAGCAGATCCGCAGCATCCTGGTATTGCCGATCATGGTGAGCGGTCGTCTGTTCGGTTTTCTCGGGTTCGACCAATGCGACCGGGAACGGCAGTGGCAGGAGTTCGAGATCAATCTCCTGCAGTCCGCCATGCTCACCCTCAGCCAGCACATCGAACAGCAGCAGGCCATGGAGGAGGTTGCCCAGCAGCGCCTCCAGCTCCGGACCTTCCTGGACAACCTGCCGGGGTATGCTTTTCTCAAGGACACCGAGGGGCGGTACCTGCTGGCGAACCGCGACTTCTGCCGCGAACTCGGCCACCCCGAAGGGGCCATCATCGGCCGGACCGACGACGACCTCTTCCCGCCGGAGATTGCGGAGCGGTATCGCAGCGACGACCGCGCCGTCCTCTCCACCGGCCGGGAGTTTGCCATAGAAGAGATCCCCGGCCAGGAGGCGGAGGGTCGGAAGGTCCTTTCGACGCGCAAGGTGCCGCTACGCGACCAGTACGGCATGATTGTCGGCATTGTCGGCCTCTGCATCGACATTACCGATCGCAAGAAGGCGGAACAGGAGATCCAGTCGCTCAACGCCGAACTGGAGGAGCGGGTGCAGCAGCGGACCGAGGAGCTGCAGCAGGCGAACGAAGAGCTGGAGGCGTTCTGCTATACCGTTTCCCACGATCTGCGCGGGCCGCTCACTGGCATCCGCGGTTTCAGCCAGCTGCTGCTGGACGAGTTGACCGATTCGATGGAGGATGCGCGCGACTATGTCATGCGGCTCCTGGACATCACCGACCGGACTCTGCAACTGATCGACGACCTGCTCGCACTCTCCCGCGCCTCCCGGTCGGAGCTGCGGAGAGGGACTGTCGACCTCACCGGCATGGCCCAGACCATTGCCGCCGAACTGCAGCTGGAGAGCCCGGATCGCCGCGTCACCTTCCATATCCAGGACGACGTCAGCGGCTACGGCGACGAGAGCCTGTTGCGGGTCGTTCTGACGAATCTTATAAATAATGCTTGGAAATACACCTCCAAGAAGCCCGCGGCCGAGATCCGCTTCTGCACCCTGAGGCTCAAGGGAGAAATGGTCTACTGTGTGCGGGATAACGGTGCCGGCTTCAAGATGTCCTATGTGGACCGGCTGTTCCAGGCGTTCTGCCGGCTCCATACCGCCCACGAGTTCCCTGGCACCGGTGTCGGCCTGGCCACGGTGCGCCGGATCATCCAGCGTCACCGCGGCCGCGTCTGGGCCGAAGGGGAGGAGGAACTCGGGGCGAGCTTCTATTTCACCCTGCCGCACAGCAGTTGA
- a CDS encoding glycine zipper family protein produces MRSKILASIILSVFLISISGCSTYKTQYAGFRPPESYLNNQVIDGLSIGGEAFANQEAAEDAFGFDIKGAGVLPVQLVMNNNSGSGVEIVGNQSFLVDDQGKYWNLIPTNVAIERLESSTQLAAFFGQGAGKGALLGAAAGSIIGAALGIVSGSNVGSALGKGAALGAAGGAVIGGVKEGTSSDREYRITDDLRSKSLEGKEIPNAHLASGFLFFPGEANSAKELRLQLRERDTGKISQVVLRFK; encoded by the coding sequence ATGCGCAGCAAAATTCTGGCAAGTATCATCCTCTCGGTTTTCCTCATCTCCATCTCCGGGTGCAGTACCTACAAGACCCAGTATGCCGGCTTCCGGCCGCCGGAGTCATATCTCAACAACCAGGTGATCGACGGGCTCTCCATCGGCGGCGAGGCATTCGCCAACCAGGAAGCGGCCGAAGACGCCTTCGGCTTCGACATCAAGGGTGCCGGAGTCCTGCCGGTCCAGCTGGTGATGAACAACAACAGCGGCAGTGGGGTGGAGATCGTCGGCAACCAGAGTTTCCTGGTGGACGACCAAGGGAAGTACTGGAACCTCATCCCGACCAACGTTGCCATTGAGCGGCTCGAATCGTCGACCCAACTTGCGGCCTTCTTCGGCCAGGGTGCCGGCAAGGGTGCCTTGCTCGGCGCAGCTGCCGGTTCGATCATCGGCGCGGCCCTGGGGATCGTCTCCGGGTCCAATGTGGGTTCGGCCCTCGGCAAGGGTGCAGCGCTCGGTGCTGCCGGCGGTGCTGTGATCGGCGGTGTCAAGGAAGGGACGTCCTCCGACCGCGAGTACCGGATTACCGACGACCTGCGGTCGAAGAGCCTGGAAGGGAAGGAGATTCCCAATGCCCACCTGGCCAGCGGCTTTCTCTTCTTCCCCGGCGAGGCGAATTCGGCCAAGGAGCTGCGCCTGCAGCTCAGGGAGCGGGATACGGGCAAGATCAGCCAAGTGGTGCTCAGGTTCAAGTAA